In the genome of Phycodurus eques isolate BA_2022a chromosome 22, UOR_Pequ_1.1, whole genome shotgun sequence, the window AGAGACAATGTGAGTTTCACCCATGACGCATCGTTCACGATTTATTCTTGACAGCGTGTTTCAGTCTCGTGAAAGGCTCAATGTTCAACTGTTAATTCGATGAAATTCGTTATCTGATCAATGTCATGAGGCTTACTGATGATGATCAGTGACGGTGAGTGCAATTGGGGGGCAGCTgacttttggtttttttttgccaatgatGCGTTGCTTTGGAAAGTAACTTAAATGTATAATGATAGATGTCTAAAAATGCATATAGCTATGGTTTTCATTCTGTACAATATCAATGGATTCTGTTTCAATTTAAGTGGagaaaatacagtttgtgtAATTAAAatctacattattattttgtgagcattttttttttttttgaacgggggaaaaaaagggccAAGATTTTATGTAATTTACCTCGTAACAcaaatcctctttccccatcgaaatgaatggaaacgttCACTTGTACGGTACGCTTTTCGGTTTGCCGTACATGGCAGTGAGTGTTACATTATCTGTCTACACGTTTGCGTGGCTGCCCACGAGATGTCGTCACCTGCTGAGCCAAGAGGTCCAGTCTGTTCTCCAGGGTGTTGGCCACTTTGATCTTGCCGTCTCCGTTGTAGAGTTCGACGCCTCCGGAGCTGTCGAAGCACTCGTGAGTTCGTCGACTAGCATCGTGTCGGAAGGCCTGAAAAGAGGCTCGGCGGCGCTCACATGTCGGGAGCCAGGAAGTTGTCCTTGTCGATGCGGACCTCCACGTTGTTCTTGACGGCCGCCTTGTACACGGGCAAGTTCCTCTGGATGGACGCCTGCGAGTCGACCGGAGGCGTGACGACGGGAACCGGGTCGCCGGGAAAGCGGGACCGGCGCAGAGACTCACCTGCACCAACTGCACGTCTTGCTTGCGACATCGAACGGTCACTTTGGGCTCCAGCAGCTGATACAAACCCTGAAACAATTAACCGGTTTAATAAAATATCATTTGTGTACATGCTGTAGTACTCCTGGTGTTTATATGCGACTTTGATGCACAGTGACGGCAGTACTCGTGGGGGGCTAAAGTTCTGTCAGGAAATAAAGACATCGTTGTTCTCCATAATCGCTGACCTGCAGGATCAAGCCGTCGATCAGCGCGGCGTACCTCGCCGGGTCTCGCGCCACGTTGGCGAGCCGTTGACGAGCCTCGTTGAGCATGTCCTGAAAGGTAAGACGCCCCCGGCCCCGTGAAAACACAATTCGGGCTCCCGGACGAGTGCGTGACTTACCGAGATCATGTCGTCGCGGGCCTTGAGGACCTTGAGGCGGGCCTGGTTCATCAGGTTGGACATTTGGCTGTTAAGCGGGCAAACGACACACACGTTGGCTCTCGCGTCAGCGCGTTACGCCGCCGTTGTCGCGCGGGCGGACTCTTCGCGCCACTCACATTTTCTTCTGCTGCTCGATCTGCTTCTCCTTCTTCTCGTAGTACTCCATGATCTTCAGACGCTGCGTTTGCACCAGGCGGCCCTTCTCGATGTTGAACTCCTCCTCGGCCTGCGGGGGGAGAAAAGTGCGCAAAACAGAAAACTTACTGCTTTTTATTGACTTTTAGCGCCTCCTAGGTACAGTTGCTCCATACAGCACACCCATCTCACGCAACTGAAAATGCTGCTTTTGTGAATATACTAATGACAGACACCATCTCCCCTACTTGGCGTCTGCATGACTCATTATCTAATCAATGCATTCAATCAAGTAAAACCAAGTAATTGATCCATCGTGATTGTACCTTAGCGTCAATTTCCTCCGCCTTCTCGTtggcctcctgctcgatgaagGCCATCATGTGCTTGATCTGTCGACATGACAAATTAGGTTTATGTCACTAAATATGAACCACTCTTTGAACAGCAGTCGCCAGACTGGGAAGGGATTTAAAATTCAACACTAATTTAAATATTTCCCCTTTTACAGCGGTTCCTCATCCGGCCCCTCTCATGTGATTGTCATGTGATCCCCGGTCAAGATGACGCCATCGCTCCACGTTCAGTCGCAACACAAACGACACATCACACGCCAAATtcaacacacccacacaaaaaaaatcctaaatatgAAATCATCGTCATGTTCTTATTCGTTTTAGCAATAACCTTCCGGAGCTCGCTCAATGTCATTCGACAGGACGCTCGCGATTTCtggcagacaaaacaaaacacattcaaacaagcAATAACAGTGTTCgtcactaaaaaaaatatatatattctatgtGATTTTAAGATCCAAAGTCTTGGTTACCTGCTTCTGAACGTCGGCATCGCTGAGCGCCATGGTCGCTACTGCTGCTGCTCGCTAGCTCGGGCCTGTCATTCAACGAACACGCAAATGTCAACAAAACCTCCTTAAACGCAACATTCCAACACAAATCTCGCGTTGTATAATCGACCGACATTCTGATTAGTATTTATATTCACCGGGGGGAAATGTGCATAGGACGAAGAATGAGTTAATCCCGGCTGGTCGTGACTCGGGAGAGACGTCTGACGGTCAGCTGACTGGCGAGGTCACGTGATGTTTACTTCCTGCTTTGTGGCCAATCAGGCGCAAGGGTGACGCGGAAGTGGACGGTGACATTGCTTTCCCGTTgctaaatctaaatctaaattaaacgaaatagaaataaatatacaCGCGGGCACTGGTGTTAAATTAAActtatgtaaataaaatgtaaaaataaaaaacattgtatCTTCGTAGGATATTTTCAATGTGATGAGTCAAACAAActacatattttaaagttgAACCATGGGACGTTGTAGCATATTTATGAACACTTCTCAATGGATCTGAACTTGTGCGTGTATAAGTAGAGAGTAGCTGCGGATTGCTATGATATCGGCAAGGCATGAACCCACAATTGTTACGGTTTACACTCCGGTTCAAGTCTGATGAAGGActccaaaataaatcataattttccCACCTGCACAGTCACCCATGGCAGATCCACGGCCAAGTGTTATGTCATGGATTTGgaagaaggagggagggagggagggagcttGTACATTGTGTTATTTGTGCAGCAGATAACTCGCGTGCATGTGCGCCTGCCTGCCGTGTGACTTGTGTCTTAACTCACACTGCACTCTTCTTTGGAAACGCACTTGTCGTCTTCCAGCTCGCCCACGACACCCAGGCAGGTATGCGCGGTGTTTTGGATGGAAAAGTTTAGAGAATCATTTCAATCCTTCTTTCTATTTAAGAATACGCTTGTTggctttctttttaaatatgtgcTGTGCGTGCGGGCATGCTCATGCTAAGAAAGGTCACTATGGGTCATTTCGGTGTCGTGACAGGGAGACAATAACCTTGCGCTTGAACTTGAAACACTAATGGAATATGAACTGAGAATGTACATTTTCATCATGTCTCTTTATGGCCAGGATGGGACCAATGGGAATCCGATTAAAGTACCATTAAGTAGGATCACAAAGTGTGCGTGTGCGGGGATTaacatgtgtgcgtgtgtttgtgtgtatggcCATCTTCAATCATTAAGTTCCAGCGGCGTTGGTGACCGCAACACGAGGTCAACAAATCAGTTATCCAGGGCTAAAAAGTGTAAGCGTGCAGAAAAAAGTGCCAACGGGTCAGTTCGGGGCCGCATGAGATCGAGTTCTCATTGCACCTGTCGACAAATGGTGTTGTTTTATAGGTTATGTTGTGAGCGACCATATTGCTGTAcgcttaaataataaataaataaataaaaatacatcgcTCCGttttagcttcatgctaacaaacaatgcaaagaaACATAGACGTGCCATTGGAGAAATAGCTCGTTCCTAACTTTATCTTGCCATGTCTCCAATAGGGCTAATGAGGAGCATCGGTGTGCCGGTGTTATAAGGTTTTAAGCggcagatatttgaacacaaacgcagtgcaacacacgtagacagacaatataacagttgTCACAGGCATATAATCTTGATTTTTGTTTGGGTGAAAAATGActactattactgcagcttactgagtcagttgtgaaactcttccaAAGTCTCCATGTCAGTcatatactgcccccaggtggccaaggcacaaaccagaaggagcagcacaaagtCTGCAGCAaagaaatgtggcaaaaactgtttatatTCTGTGTTGCTTTTCtagttgcgttttttttttagaaggctggaacagatgcATGTCATGTCCCTTCATTCCTTTGCAGCTGATTTCTGCCTGAGTCGATAGTTTATTAGCGGAGCCAAGTGAGGGCGATTCCGTTGCAAGGCTGATGTCGACTTTGCCACGATGCATTTTCAAAGGCGAGGCGACGTGCGGCGAACAGCGACGGCGAACGCAGACCGCGTCTATTCTGGGCTCTCGGCCCGGCGAATACTTTCCGCAATCCACGGGCGAGTCGCGACACGCGGGGTGAAGAGGGTCACCTCCGCGTGACACGTTGGAGGCACGCACACGCCGGAAAATAAGCCCCTTCCCCTGGAAtgcaaatgtgtgcgtgtgttgcgCCATTCCCACGATATGTGGGACAGCCTTGGTGACACACCGATTTATACGGGCCCTAAACAAAGTGCAACAAGCAGGCGAAGGTCATAGACGGAGACTCGTACAGATGCTGCGCCAAATGATTTTGGGAACATCTCAACGAAAATTGCAAGCTcaatgtgattttgttttgttcttgtatTGGCAGCAATTTCCAATTACAGTCAACAAAAAAGTGAAAGCGTTCACATTCCACACAGTTAAGACctgttgtcattgttttttttgtgtccactAAGACACCACAAATACTCTGAATATATTTACTCACACTTTGTGTTTGGGATGTTGCCAAAAGTTTACTTATTTCGCTATTGTTGTTTTCAAGAGAggttttgtgattttatttatacatttctaattttttctcattaatcttttcatttataaaaaaaaaaaaaaaatacttttgtattttctagaatttgttttaattttttcatgagttagttgtattttttattttttttgtcaaggggCTAAAAGAACAGTCATCGCCCAACTTTCCCCACTTGGAGTAAAGCAACTACAGTCACGCTATTATTTGTGATTCAATTGTGTATTTACACACACGCTCATCATCCGTCATCATCATTTCCAATTTCGATTTATTTACGACGGCCCCTTGAGATGCAGCATGTGGATTTCCAGGGGCCGCCGTCTGTTTGTGCCCTACACATGTACAACGGCGAACATTTCTATTTGTGCCTTTCGCGACTGACCTAAGTCTGCTGCGTCCCCGCAGTCGCCAGCCTTCATTCTGGAGGAGAACGCCCCAGTCGAGTCCGGCGGGGGGTCCGCGGGCGCCGCGCCGTCCCTGAGCCCCGGACCTTGGCAGAGCGAGAGCCTGCTGGCGGAGTCCTGGTCCACCATGGGGGACGTGGACCCCGAAGATGCCAAGAGCCTGGACGGCAGCGACGGGGGGGCGGCTGCGGACAACCACTCGTCCAACTCCGACATGGTGcacctggaggaggaggaggaggaggaagaggaggaggagcttcaGAGCAGCGTGTTGGACCTCCAGGCTCCAGAGACTGAGGAGCtcccgtcgtcgtcgtcgaaGGAGCCTCACGCGGAAGCCGAGGTCATGCAAATGTCATCCCCGCTGCCCATCTTCCGGCTGGAGCCCCCCTCCGCCACCTCCACGCCGACCCCCTCAACCGCAGCCGCCGAGGAGCCCCCGTACGCCACGCCGGGCCTCCTCCCGCCCTCGTCCATCGTCGCTCCCGTCGTCGCCCGGGACGTCCCCTCGGAGGAGTTGTCCAAACCGGGGAGTCCCGCCGATATGCCCGTGCTGCTGTGCGGGGGCGCCGCTTTGGTGGCCGTGGTGGGCGTGGTGGCGTACGGCGTCGTGGCCTACTGCAGGAAgtagaaggaaaaacaaaaacagaaaccaaGACTCTGCctgtgttcggaatcattcGCTCATTCCCAACTCACTAATCACTCGATAGGAAGTTTTAAATGacacccacgtcactcaccaggccaggccacgccttttaaagccatacacgcTCACAATCACAGCTTCAGCAGCAGAATGGGAGAATGGCGactccaagtggacaaaaataataccatcACATGCACTTTTAATTAGGCAAATCCATTTTTATCCAAGTAGTTGATCCATTGATGGGAAAATCGGTAGAATAGCGCTATTTTCAGGATTTTAAGTAGATTTCACAAAATGGAGGGAAACAAAGCACTTTGTCCTCTATTGTGTGATATGTTTTTGTATCAGTGCAAtccatcatatatatatatatatatatatatatatatatatatatatatatatatatgtttttgtgCCTTTGTGTCTCTGCCTCATCATCAGACTTCAAAATATGTAAACATCTACTTTATATACAATGGTGATTTCTTTTAAGTCTCTTGTAGCAGAAATCAATATTTAGGCGAACAGCTCTTCCACACCACcacaaaacatttgtacaattatgaatatttggattttttttttttaatacaagaaCTAACCTGCGGGATACTTCGTGGTCGCCTAAACGGCAACTTTGCTCGGATGGCAAATTTGATACGCGTATCAAGGCAGGAACTcaactcagctcacttcacaatGAGCAGcatttggcagatagtgaagaaTCCTTCGAAAAAAGGCGCATCGCGATGGTCATTCGCACCCCAGTcgaggtttactgtcaagcgAAGAGACCCGAAGACTTGCTGCGCTCTTCGAATGTTTTAACCAGTGGATACTTGACCACCAACAGTGGGGCAACGCATGTACACAGACaaatatcacaatactcacaggcatatattctttatcctttacGGAAAACGCCAAATATCATTGCGGTTTACTGGGTCACTGAGAATGGCTttgcaattcatttcaatgcggaaagaggatttgagatacaagtgcggTCGCAGAAGGAATGAAACTCACCGCACATAACAAACGCAGCTCTTTCCTGCCGGCTGCTGGCCCCTCGGCCGCATTACATCCGTTCGGCATCCGCTCCGGTTACCTGGCCTTCAACTTTCCCATCATAAAGCAACGACAATTCAGGATAGGTGTGACTTTCTGAGATTGACTCTGCAACACTTCTTCATTTTCGCAACCGCGTGACTGTCAAAATACTAAAGAAGAACAATGGTGTGGACTGTGCGGTCGTGCAGGCAGCTATTGcgtgaagaagaggaaggaacGCGCTCGCTTCTTTGTTGggactgaaaaaaataacaccagaAAATTGACCGCAGCACACAACTAAAGACTCTTATCTTTCTATTCCCCATAAAGATAAACTGATAGATAACCCGAGAAATCATCATTTATCATCATTTCCATTTAAGACAGGCGCCCGTTTCCCCACATTCTCACATCCCGACCcgacaaaataagaaaacaaagtCGTTTAGAGCTCGTCAATCATGTTTGGTCACCTGCAAAGCCAACGACCACACTAGTTTGACTATGCTGATTAATAGTTAGCGGGAAATTAACCTTTTTATTTCGTGCAGGaagaaaaatcacatttcaaacaGCGACAACGATCTGatttatagagcacttaaaaataataaactcaGATGTAATAAAGTGCTGCCCATAACAATGATCaaccatatatatgtatataacaACCATTATGTTTGTTATATACAATGAGATAAAAATTTTTTGCAAACTTGTTTCCCCCCCAAGTTTAAGCAATTTTGTAACTACCTAacgttcaccttaaaaaaaaaaaaaaaaaagacatttaaaaagattAAACTAAATAATTTTAGACTGGTGGCGCAGATGCCAAACATAGAGCAAAACCCGTTGAATTCTTTAcctttaattatgtaattatgcCCTTCCCGTATGTTTTATagagtacaatattatagagtagaatttccccccaaaacccATGACAACCATTTGTGTTACTGGAACGAGGACTTGGGATAGCGTTTTCTGTTCCGAGCGTGGCCCCCTGAACAAAATAAGGCACTGCGGTACGACTCGGCGGGTGTCCCTCATGACGTGTCCAACAACTTTCCCAGAAAGATAACAACACGACGCGGCAACACCTGCACGCTGCCGTCACGCTTGAGCCGCCGCCTGACAAGTTGCGGTCTCTTATTTATGGAGGCGAggcgtaccccccccccccccccataaccACACGCACACCCTCCAGAATGGAAAGCGGGAAAGATGTATTGAGAGCAAAGCTTTGCGGTGCATTGTGTTATCAGCCGTGgcaggaaacacacacacatgcatttgcaggcctgcacaaacacacacacgcacgcaactTGAGTGACATGAAGTATGAGAGCGCAATAAGACGACACCGTAGTGAGTAAACACAATAAGGACGTATCACATGACGACTCCTCTGCGGCCTTCCCTCTTTCCCATAAtcgccttttttgtttttgttttaattcacagTTGAGGCGCGGGCGCACACTTAACGGGCCCGAATGGGGAACTTGAGCAGCAAGTCGGTTGATATTTAAAAACGCGGCGCCGGAGATAAATGAACTTcccgaaaaaaagaaagtgtttaTTGGAAGAAGGCACACACGCGGTTGTGTGTTCGACACGCAGGGTTGCGTTAACTATTAACCTCGATGAGCAGCACGCTTACCTCGCCGACGTGTTCGCGGCACGCCGGGGACTGGTcattggtcattttttttttaaaatcgagTAACTATATAATTGTGGGGAAACTAAAtcaaatttgtgtatttattgaatgtaaaaaaagaagatcGATCGATAAAAGTCATACACAAATGATCTATTCGTTAAAGCGTAGTGtatccaaaaaaaatcaatcattttTAACCATCCCTTTTATGAcccatctttttttaatcatattcgAGATTATACATCCTTCTGGTGTAtgcgacttggccaccgggggcagcaTTACACAGTCCTGGGGACACAAAGGacgaagagtttcacaacttcTGGAAGTGAATCAGTAAGCCGCTGTAATATCAGTCGtgtttcgcagaggataaagaatatcgTGCGACCGTATCCGTTGCTTTGTGGGCTCCGATACCGCGACCATCGACGTTATTCGTTAGCCGGTTTATCGCGTTTCGcatcgtgtgttagcattaagctatcgGAAGGAAACATGCGGTCGTTTTCAAGGCGTAACGTGTAATTGGCCGTTTTACGTTTAGCTTGACAGTcgacttcaactgggagtggcttgaagcctctttgaACTATTGTACACTTAacggaatgaaaaaaaaataaaaacatcttgaAAAACAAAGATACCGTCTCAAGATTTCTTTTTACATGTATGTTTCAATGAGTTTTAAGCATTCATTTTTCAAACACCAAAGAGAGAATTATAAAATGACATTGTCAgacttttacttttaaaaaatattgcaaaatataattattattattattattttttatttttttgtaataagtAAATGCAGTGTTATCACCAATGGCTTTTCCCCCCACCTGTGGCGTTGTGTTTTCTTATTCGAAGTCAAGCAGCAGCAGTGGTTGAGGTCGACATGCGGCGCTtgcgacaaagacaaaaaagtactTCGGATCAATCTGCAAGCTCAGCTTCCAAGCGCAGGAAagattcattgttttgttttgttttttttaaatcgagatGCTGGCATATCTACTGTATCTGTgcctcccaaaaacacacacacgcacgcacgggcgcgcgcgcacgcacacgcaaaagAGAAGTGTATCACGGCTGCGTTCCATTGTGACGTTAACGCATTTAAATCGCGCGTCCTCCCGACTATTTATGCCAGCGACAGGTAGCGGAAAATGTTTCATACCTGTCCGAGGTTGGCGTCCACCGATGAGGGCGGAAACCTCCTCGCCCCAGGGCCACGCTCGCTCCTACAAGATGGTGAGTGCGTGCGTTGGCTGGGCAACGATGCAGTTTTTGACATTTGAATAGATCAAATCAAACGAATACATTGCAGCACTGCTTGGACAACGACATCAACCAACACTTCCAGGATGCCATCGACGTCATCCGGCAGCATTCGGCTCATCCCTACTACGACCCAGGTATGGCATCGAAGGACGTGTACGTTTCCGATTCGATATTTTACGACAGTTTTGAGTGATTTGACGTGCTCCCAGACTCCACGTACGGCGACCCTCTGGGCGCTCAGCACTGTCAGGTCTCCTACTGCCTGCTCGGCCCCCGCCCTGACGCGCCGGACCCCGTGTACGACTGGCACGGCACCGGTGCGGTGAGTCGCGGCGGCCCGGAAAGATGAATATGATACATATTCACCATTTGAAATACGACGACAATTATTGGTTGAGCAGCTGCAGCAGACGTGGTGTCACGTGTCGCCCGAAGTCTCCTCCAAACAAAGTGAACCCGCTCACTTGTACTCGTCCCAGCGCCTGGCGCCGCCACAGAGGAGCAACAGAGGTAACGCGCACGATGGCACACCGGCGAAGCGCTTGCCCGCTTGCGTAAAAGGCCGCTGGTTTGATCCCCGCGTAGTGGAAAATAACACTTGAACGTGAAAGGCCCCATTTGGAAGTTTTAAACACAGGCCTCAAAGTGATCGGCATGCTAACGTGGTGGTGAGCATTTGTGCCTCGCAGTCAGGagatctgggtttgaatctatTCAGTcagttttggggggttttttttttagccacccATTTGCTTTGACTAATATGTATATTTAGAGAAAACTGCTCATTTGTTATAATAGTTTGGATTATCGATGTCCTATTGTATTGCAATCTTGTCAATGTTGCCTTCAACGCAGGTCGCAAGAAGCTGCGCCTGTACGAGTACCTCCACGAGGCCCTCCACGACCCCAACATGGGCGACTCCATCCAGTGGAGCGACAGCGAGAGCGGCACCTTCCACTTCGTGTCCAAGAACAAGGAGCGTCTGGCCGAGACTTGGGGCCAGCGCAAGGGCAACCGCAAGACCATGACCTACCAGAAGATGGCACGGGCACTGCGCAACTACAGTCGCACGGGCGAGATCATCAAGGTGCGACGCAAGCTCACCTACCAGTTCAACCCCGACGTCTTGCACAGGCTGGGCTCGGGGCGGGCGCCGCCCGGGACTCCGCCCAGCCCGGCCGCGCAAAGCTACTGCGGCCCGGCGACGCCCGACTGGCAGGGCTGGTACGGGCAGTGCCCGGCGCAAAACTACGAGCACGGCTTCAATGCGCTTTGTTGAAGAAATTCACAGACGTGATGGCCTCGGCATTTCTACTGTCTGCGCATGGAAACGGAGACGTTCAAAAAAGGGCCAAATACTGGGGTACCTTGAGTTGAACTTCTTGTTCGCGATCAAATGAACTgaacccattgaaatgaattgaaatgccattaatccgctcCAGCCCTCAAAACACCACCACTATTTCTTTTGTCGTCTTTCTAGTAAAGAAGAACAGCACTGTGTTGTAAGAGGTGCatataaaatgcaaagaaataaactggttttataaagtgacATGCGCCTTATAAAGGGGGTGGCCTCGTTTATTTATCTTATCCacgctccttgcgagtgttttcattttgtatttgtgagtttgactgtttgttgtcaaGGGTAACACTGCAAGACAAGCCATACAATAAAATCAACCCGTCCCGTCATTCAGACACGTGCTTCGTTCCTGACTGACTTGATCAAATCAAATGGCCCTGACGTCTTTTCAGGTCTTTCTTGAGACCTTTCTTCGTGGGCCTGCTCGTGATAAACATGTCAACTGAATTTCATGTTgacaagtgaaactggcttcaggggctgaagtTTCAAGACGTCCGGTTCAGCTCCGACCAGGCGGGGTCGGAAATGGTCGCTTCAAACCAACATGGGAGacctcctgtgtcttttcaggtatgggttcttgagactttttcatgggTCTACTCGTGATGGGCATGTCTACCGAATGTCATGtcgctaagtgaaactggctccGGGGGCCGAATTTTCCCAAACATCGGCTGCGATTTTTGAAAATGAGAAAGCCCTCAAAATGGCCGATGTATTCGGCCTCCGTCTACTAACGGCAAAGACAGCAGCCGTCTTCAGTAACATTATTTAAACACGGCCGTTGCGAGTTGCTCGACACATCCTGTGAGGAAAAATATGGCCGCAAGTGTGTTTTTCCTGAGACAGTGGCGGCGGGCTCCAGACGCGTCCTTATCTGGCCCAGAGGGGAGGATGTGGTCAGCGCCGGGGGGGCTTTGTTGACGGCCTGACTGGTTGCTGCCGCCGTTGTTGCGGCATGGAGCCCATTGTTACCGCAGGGATCGCAAACCTCACTCCCCTTGGGGGAGGTATAAGAACAGTACCCCGACGTACTTTTGTAGACATTATTTG includes:
- the atp6v1e1b gene encoding V-type proton ATPase subunit E 1 isoform X1, coding for MALSDADVQKQIKHMMAFIEQEANEKAEEIDAKAEEEFNIEKGRLVQTQRLKIMEYYEKKEKQIEQQKKIQMSNLMNQARLKVLKARDDMISDMLNEARQRLANVARDPARYAALIDGLILQGLYQLLEPKVTVRCRKQDVQLVQASIQRNLPVYKAAVKNNVEVRIDKDNFLAPDISGGVELYNGDGKIKVANTLENRLDLLAQQMMPDIRVALFGANPNRKFMD
- the atp6v1e1b gene encoding V-type proton ATPase subunit E 1 isoform X2, which produces MALSDADVQKQIKHMMAFIEQEANEKAEEIDAKAEEEFNIEKGRLVQTQRLKIMEYYEKKEKQIEQQKKIQMSNLMNQARLKVLKARDDMISGLYQLLEPKVTVRCRKQDVQLVQASIQRNLPVYKAAVKNNVEVRIDKDNFLAPDISGGVELYNGDGKIKVANTLENRLDLLAQQMMPDIRVALFGANPNRKFMD
- the si:ch211-214j24.14 gene encoding bcl-2-like protein 13: MGDVDPEDAKSLDGSDGGAAADNHSSNSDMVHLEEEEEEEEEEELQSSVLDLQAPETEELPSSSSKEPHAEAEVMQMSSPLPIFRLEPPSATSTPTPSTAAAEEPPYATPGLLPPSSIVAPVVARDVPSEELSKPGSPADMPVLLCGGAALVAVVGVVAYGVVAYCRK
- the spic gene encoding transcription factor Spi-C produces the protein MRAETSSPQGHARSYKMHCLDNDINQHFQDAIDVIRQHSAHPYYDPDSTYGDPLGAQHCQVSYCLLGPRPDAPDPVYDWHGTGALQQTWCHVSPEVSSKQSEPAHLYSSQRLAPPQRSNRGRKKLRLYEYLHEALHDPNMGDSIQWSDSESGTFHFVSKNKERLAETWGQRKGNRKTMTYQKMARALRNYSRTGEIIKVRRKLTYQFNPDVLHRLGSGRAPPGTPPSPAAQSYCGPATPDWQGWYGQCPAQNYEHGFNALC